One window of Tenacibaculum maritimum NCIMB 2154 genomic DNA carries:
- a CDS encoding XdhC family protein: MKLWKHLLTKLQNHQNVYLLTVIDNLGSSPGRKGFKMLVAEDGFIFGSIGGGVMEFSLVEEAQQLLILKKPPIFIKKQIHRGTIKDGSGMICSGEQTVAFHLLTPSYSSCIQRIISCLVNGEKGTLSLFPSHLDFSSDILEHRFECLISSKENWFFKEHIGFKNTLYIIGGGHVSFAVSELFVKLGFYVVVLDNREQLNTLENNNSAHQKIVTDYQSINSLIPEENNTYIAIMTNKYVDDKLVLSKLIKGNYKFIGVLGSNAKLKTMWETLLKDGFSQNELNSIYAPIGLSIKSETPEEIAVSIAAQIIQIKNTST, translated from the coding sequence ATGAAACTCTGGAAACATTTACTTACTAAATTACAAAACCACCAAAACGTATATCTTCTAACAGTTATTGACAATTTAGGGAGTTCTCCTGGTAGAAAAGGCTTTAAAATGTTGGTTGCAGAAGATGGTTTTATTTTTGGTTCTATAGGGGGAGGTGTTATGGAGTTTTCACTTGTAGAAGAAGCCCAACAGCTATTAATACTCAAAAAACCTCCTATATTTATAAAAAAACAAATTCATCGCGGAACTATTAAGGATGGTTCTGGAATGATTTGTTCTGGCGAGCAAACAGTGGCTTTTCATCTTTTAACTCCCTCATACAGCAGTTGTATCCAACGTATTATTTCTTGCTTAGTTAATGGAGAAAAAGGTACTTTAAGTCTGTTTCCTTCTCATCTTGATTTTTCCTCTGACATTTTAGAGCATAGGTTTGAATGCTTAATTAGTTCTAAGGAAAATTGGTTTTTTAAAGAACATATCGGATTCAAAAACACTTTATACATTATTGGAGGAGGACATGTAAGCTTCGCTGTCTCTGAACTATTTGTAAAATTAGGCTTTTATGTTGTTGTTTTAGATAATAGGGAACAACTAAATACCTTAGAAAACAACAACAGTGCTCATCAAAAAATTGTGACGGATTACCAAAGCATTAACTCATTAATTCCAGAAGAGAACAATACTTATATTGCTATTATGACAAACAAATATGTTGATGACAAATTAGTACTCAGTAAGTTAATAAAAGGTAATTACAAGTTTATTGGTGTTTTAGGAAGTAATGCTAAATTGAAAACTATGTGGGAAACGTTACTAAAAGACGGCTTCTCTCAAAATGAACTTAATTCTATTTATGCTCCTATCGGCCTCTCTATCAAAAGTGAAACTCCTGAAGAAATTGCAGTCAGCATTGCTGCCCAAATCATTCAAATCAAAAATACCTCTACATAA
- a CDS encoding xanthine dehydrogenase molybdopterin binding subunit: MKTMKNIDSFTHVRGTSLFVDDLMLRQDALIGLCFDSPKAHGKIKNVNYTKAEALDGVVKIFTYKDILGENQIGGIIPDEPLWAEDEVHFWGQPIAFIVAESEAIAKQARALIEIDIEELPVITTAKEAKEKEHFINAPRSFKLGNSDKAFSDCEYVFEGETFSNGQEHLYLETQGCYAIPQENGTIKLISSTQGPTAVQKTAAKVLGIPMHKIEVDVIRLGGGFGGKEDQATPWAVMAAVAVQHLNRPIKYMLNRHDDLRMTGKRHPYTSFYKIGLTKDLKVKAFEVSFLQNSGAAADLSPAIAERTLFHATNSYFIPNVSTTVYSCKTNLPPNTAFRGFGGPQGMFVIESAIANAADKIGVSKIQIQEANLLSENDEFSYGQIATQVEAKNTWFTAKEKFNLEKLTQDVTAFNQKNKHYKKGISLMPITFGISFTNTPMNHARALVHIYQDGSVGISTGAVEMGQSVNTKMLQVAQSIMGISPNKIKLETTNTTRVANTSPTAASSTADLNGKAVEMACNALIERLTRVAAQILSSKKETITFQNDAILVAGEKTTLSWEALIAEAMLQRVALSENAHYATPIIHFDKTKEKGHPFAYHVYGTAITCVTVDCLRGTYEVDAVKIVHDFGISMNLGIDIGQIEGALAQGIGWMTMEEIAYNKEGKLLSNALSTYKVPDIFSAPKTVEIIPVVTKGNDMAIQKSKAVGEPPLMYGIGTYFAIQQAVKAFNSKHTLKFHAPFTPEKVLMALYETT, translated from the coding sequence ATGAAAACCATGAAAAATATTGACAGTTTTACACACGTTAGAGGTACATCATTATTTGTTGACGATTTAATGCTAAGGCAAGATGCTTTGATTGGGTTATGCTTTGACTCTCCTAAAGCTCATGGAAAAATAAAAAATGTAAACTATACCAAAGCGGAAGCTTTAGATGGTGTTGTAAAAATATTCACTTACAAAGATATATTAGGAGAAAATCAAATTGGAGGAATTATACCTGACGAACCATTATGGGCAGAGGACGAAGTACATTTCTGGGGGCAACCAATAGCTTTTATAGTTGCTGAAAGTGAGGCTATTGCCAAACAAGCAAGAGCTTTAATTGAAATTGATATTGAGGAGTTACCAGTTATCACCACCGCAAAAGAAGCTAAAGAAAAGGAACATTTTATCAATGCTCCTCGCTCTTTTAAGCTAGGAAATTCTGACAAGGCTTTTTCTGATTGCGAATATGTTTTTGAAGGAGAAACTTTTTCAAATGGTCAAGAACATTTGTACCTAGAAACACAAGGCTGCTATGCGATTCCTCAAGAAAATGGAACTATCAAATTGATTTCGTCAACTCAAGGGCCTACTGCTGTTCAAAAAACAGCTGCTAAGGTATTAGGCATTCCAATGCATAAAATAGAGGTAGATGTAATTCGTCTTGGTGGTGGTTTTGGCGGAAAAGAAGACCAGGCAACTCCTTGGGCTGTTATGGCAGCTGTAGCCGTACAACACTTGAATCGCCCTATTAAGTATATGCTAAATCGGCATGATGATTTACGAATGACAGGAAAACGTCATCCTTATACTTCTTTTTACAAAATCGGATTGACTAAAGATTTAAAAGTAAAAGCTTTTGAGGTGTCTTTTTTACAAAACTCTGGCGCCGCTGCTGATTTGTCTCCTGCAATTGCTGAAAGAACGCTGTTTCATGCAACCAATAGCTATTTTATTCCTAATGTAAGCACTACGGTTTATAGCTGTAAAACGAACTTACCTCCCAATACTGCTTTTAGAGGTTTTGGAGGTCCACAAGGAATGTTTGTTATTGAAAGTGCTATTGCAAATGCTGCCGATAAAATAGGAGTTTCTAAAATACAAATACAAGAAGCTAACTTATTAAGCGAGAATGATGAGTTTTCATACGGACAAATAGCTACGCAAGTAGAAGCTAAGAATACTTGGTTTACTGCTAAAGAAAAATTTAATCTAGAAAAACTAACACAAGATGTTACCGCTTTTAATCAAAAAAACAAGCATTATAAAAAAGGAATTTCTTTAATGCCAATTACTTTTGGTATTTCATTTACCAACACCCCCATGAATCATGCACGCGCTTTGGTTCATATTTATCAAGATGGCAGTGTAGGAATTTCTACTGGTGCCGTAGAAATGGGGCAAAGTGTAAATACTAAAATGCTACAAGTTGCACAATCTATTATGGGAATATCTCCTAATAAGATAAAATTAGAAACCACCAATACGACTCGTGTAGCCAACACTTCTCCTACCGCTGCTAGTTCTACTGCTGATTTGAATGGTAAAGCTGTTGAAATGGCTTGCAATGCTTTGATAGAAAGATTAACCCGAGTAGCTGCTCAAATACTTTCTTCAAAAAAAGAAACCATCACATTTCAAAATGATGCGATTCTTGTAGCTGGTGAAAAAACGACTCTTTCTTGGGAAGCATTAATTGCTGAAGCAATGCTTCAACGTGTAGCGCTTTCTGAAAATGCTCATTATGCCACTCCTATAATTCATTTTGATAAGACTAAAGAAAAAGGGCATCCTTTTGCCTATCATGTATATGGTACGGCTATCACCTGTGTTACAGTAGATTGCTTACGAGGTACTTATGAAGTAGATGCCGTAAAAATTGTGCATGATTTTGGTATTTCTATGAATTTAGGTATTGATATTGGTCAAATAGAAGGCGCACTAGCACAAGGTATCGGATGGATGACTATGGAAGAAATCGCATATAATAAAGAAGGAAAATTATTATCTAATGCTTTATCCACCTATAAAGTTCCTGATATTTTTTCTGCACCAAAAACAGTAGAAATAATCCCTGTAGTAACAAAAGGAAACGATATGGCTATTCAAAAATCAAAAGCTGTGGGAGAACCTCCTTTAATGTACGGAATTGGTACTTATTTTGCAATTCAACAAGCTGTAAAAGCATTCAATTCTAAACATACGTTGAAATTTCATGCTCCTTTTACTCCTGAAAAGGTATTAATGGCACTCTATGAAACTACATAA
- a CDS encoding FAD binding domain-containing protein — protein MIQFILNNQIIKTSVKTGVTLLDFIRNHKQLKGTKIGCREGDCGACTVLVGTPNNNSITYKSITSCISPLGNANGKHIVTIEGINLPNNLLNVTQKAMVSNYATQCGFCTPGFVVSMTGFALNNDKTTTCNDAISGNICRCTGYKSIEKAGIEITHKLQQKNDNAPLKWLIKEGFLPDYFESIPQRLKALLNNSGNASTSPSLNSTKVANGTDVYVRYADQMAQENICLLANNPTLKGISFTENTCSLRANTTVTEILENKQLEGFFPKLKQFLKLVSSEQIRNMGTIGGNFVNASPIGDMSIFFLALNANLTIQNKNGVTRKISFYNFHKDYKVFDLEHDEILKEISFKTPKVYDFFNFEKVSKRTHLDIASVNSAGSISVKNNCITEAHFSMGGVAAIPKYLHKTNAYLIGKQLSNETVKEAEKILQLEISPISDVRGTATYKRLLARQLFFAHFLELFPNQIDINKLTA, from the coding sequence ATGATACAATTTATACTTAACAATCAGATTATCAAAACATCTGTAAAAACAGGAGTTACTTTGCTCGATTTTATTAGAAATCACAAACAACTAAAAGGTACTAAAATAGGCTGTAGAGAAGGCGATTGTGGAGCTTGTACCGTTTTAGTAGGTACTCCTAATAATAATTCCATTACTTATAAAAGCATTACTTCTTGTATATCTCCTTTAGGAAATGCAAACGGCAAACATATTGTTACTATAGAAGGTATTAATTTACCGAATAACTTATTAAATGTAACTCAAAAAGCAATGGTAAGTAATTATGCTACTCAGTGCGGTTTTTGTACCCCTGGTTTTGTGGTATCTATGACAGGATTTGCTTTAAATAATGATAAAACAACTACTTGCAACGATGCTATTAGTGGAAATATTTGTAGGTGCACAGGCTATAAATCTATTGAAAAAGCAGGTATTGAAATAACTCATAAACTGCAACAAAAAAATGATAATGCTCCCCTAAAATGGCTAATCAAAGAGGGGTTTCTTCCTGATTATTTTGAAAGCATTCCTCAACGCTTAAAAGCACTACTAAACAACTCAGGTAATGCATCTACGTCGCCTTCTTTAAATAGCACTAAAGTTGCTAACGGAACAGATGTGTATGTACGTTACGCCGACCAAATGGCACAAGAAAATATTTGTTTACTTGCCAACAATCCTACTCTAAAAGGTATTTCCTTTACAGAAAATACCTGTTCTTTACGCGCCAACACAACCGTTACTGAAATCTTAGAGAACAAACAACTAGAAGGTTTCTTTCCTAAGTTAAAACAATTTTTAAAGTTGGTTTCTTCTGAGCAAATTAGGAATATGGGAACTATTGGAGGTAATTTTGTTAATGCTTCTCCTATTGGAGATATGTCTATTTTCTTTTTAGCATTGAATGCAAACTTAACTATTCAAAATAAAAATGGGGTAACAAGGAAAATCTCTTTTTATAATTTTCATAAAGATTATAAGGTTTTTGATTTAGAGCATGATGAAATTCTCAAAGAAATTTCATTCAAAACTCCTAAAGTCTATGATTTCTTTAACTTCGAAAAAGTAAGTAAACGTACTCATTTAGATATTGCTAGTGTTAATTCTGCTGGTAGTATAAGTGTAAAAAACAATTGTATCACAGAAGCCCATTTTTCTATGGGAGGTGTGGCCGCCATTCCTAAATATCTTCATAAAACAAATGCTTACCTAATAGGAAAGCAACTTTCCAATGAAACAGTAAAAGAAGCTGAAAAAATATTACAATTAGAAATTTCTCCAATAAGCGATGTTAGAGGAACTGCCACTTATAAACGCTTATTAGCCAGACAACTCTTCTTTGCACATTTTCTTGAATTATTTCCTAATCAAATTGATATTAATAAACTAACTGCCTAA
- a CDS encoding endo alpha-1,4 polygalactosaminidase has protein sequence MKKYLFLFLTNALLFISCSKESQSRANSRAITVFNQAYQENYEKDKIPEILVRARNAYVLIDPFQENIAQSVADIKAHNNKVGAYISIGTGEIFRADFSKIKPFLVKKAWSRWNQEYFVNSTTTGILDIMKARIDQIASWGCDWVEFDNMDWFADKKLKEEYGFQVTEEEGIAYFQALCDYVHKKGMKCMAKNTVKNAENFDGVLYESHNYNKNWWIESDALEFLKQGKLVIVNHYNEPDCGEAYLEYTNIYSPNLSFICEDANLQRYVHY, from the coding sequence ATGAAAAAATATCTCTTTTTATTTTTAACAAATGCCTTACTCTTTATTTCTTGCAGTAAGGAAAGTCAATCAAGAGCTAATTCTAGAGCTATCACTGTGTTCAATCAAGCTTATCAAGAAAATTATGAAAAAGACAAAATTCCTGAAATTTTAGTAAGAGCTAGAAATGCATATGTATTGATCGATCCTTTTCAAGAAAACATTGCGCAATCTGTTGCTGATATAAAAGCACATAACAACAAAGTAGGTGCTTATATTAGTATCGGTACTGGTGAGATTTTTAGAGCTGACTTTTCTAAGATAAAGCCTTTTTTAGTAAAAAAAGCTTGGTCGCGATGGAATCAAGAATACTTTGTAAACTCTACAACTACAGGAATACTTGACATTATGAAAGCTCGAATAGATCAAATAGCCTCTTGGGGATGCGACTGGGTTGAGTTTGACAATATGGATTGGTTTGCCGATAAGAAACTGAAAGAAGAATATGGATTTCAAGTTACTGAGGAAGAAGGAATCGCTTATTTTCAAGCACTTTGTGATTATGTTCATAAGAAAGGTATGAAATGTATGGCGAAAAATACGGTAAAAAATGCTGAAAACTTTGATGGTGTTTTATATGAATCTCATAATTACAATAAAAATTGGTGGATTGAATCTGACGCTCTAGAGTTTTTAAAGCAAGGAAAATTAGTAATCGTAAATCACTATAACGAACCTGATTGCGGCGAGGCTTACTTAGAATATACGAATATTTACAGTCCTAACTTATCTTTTATTTGTGAAGATGCAAATTTACAACGATACGTTCACTATTAA
- a CDS encoding PPK2 family polyphosphate kinase produces the protein MDSAKYRIIEEVQLKESVTYEVIEDADKKLKKIRKKLGELQNTMYAEGKYSVLICLQGMDTSGKDSLIREVFKQCNVRGVEVHSFKVPTALELKHDFLWRHYIALPAKGKVGVFNRTHYENVLVTRVHPEYIFSENIPTVKTIDDLDDAFYEKRMERINEFEKHVSENGTIILKFFLNLSKEEQKNRLLRRLNLPEKNWKFSAGDLEERKLWERYQFCYEEVLNKTSTNYAPWFVIPADDKKTSRYIVAEILLEELTKYGFKEPLLSAKMQSQVAAFKEQLRNE, from the coding sequence ATGGATTCAGCAAAATATAGGATAATTGAAGAGGTTCAATTAAAAGAATCTGTAACGTATGAAGTGATTGAGGATGCTGATAAAAAATTGAAAAAGATACGAAAGAAGTTAGGCGAGCTTCAAAATACAATGTACGCAGAAGGAAAATATAGTGTACTTATTTGCCTTCAAGGAATGGATACTTCTGGGAAAGACAGCTTAATACGTGAAGTATTCAAACAATGCAATGTTAGAGGTGTAGAAGTGCATAGTTTTAAAGTACCCACAGCATTGGAATTAAAGCATGATTTTTTATGGCGACATTATATTGCCTTACCAGCAAAAGGAAAAGTAGGAGTATTTAATAGAACGCATTATGAAAATGTGCTAGTAACAAGAGTTCATCCTGAATATATATTTTCAGAAAACATTCCTACAGTTAAAACTATTGATGATTTGGATGATGCTTTTTATGAAAAAAGAATGGAACGAATCAATGAGTTTGAAAAACATGTTTCAGAAAATGGAACGATTATTTTAAAGTTTTTTTTAAATTTATCAAAAGAAGAGCAAAAAAATAGGTTGCTAAGAAGACTGAATCTTCCTGAAAAAAACTGGAAATTTTCTGCGGGAGATCTTGAAGAGCGTAAGCTGTGGGAGCGGTATCAGTTTTGTTACGAAGAGGTATTAAACAAAACATCTACAAACTATGCCCCGTGGTTTGTAATACCAGCAGATGATAAAAAAACATCTAGATACATTGTAGCTGAAATTTTATTAGAAGAACTAACAAAATATGGGTTTAAAGAACCTCTATTGTCAGCTAAGATGCAATCACAAGTAGCAGCATTTAAAGAACAATTAAGAAACGAATAA
- a CDS encoding 3'-5' exonuclease, with protein sequence MNLKLTKPIIFFDLETTGVNIAKDRVVEISILKVFPNGNKESKTWLVNPEIEIPKESSDIHGITNEKVVNEPTFKTLAPQINAMIADADLAGFNSNRFDIPLLAEELLRAGIDFNMKDRKAIDVQVIYHKKEQRTLSAGYEFYCGKELVGAHGAEADTNATYEILLAQLDKYDDIENTVAALSEFSTHGKRADFAGFVLFNENDEEIFSFGKYKGRVVEEVLKENPGYNAWIQNADFPLYTKKVLKEIKQRMSVPKKKMTDEEKLKALQQKFNLR encoded by the coding sequence ATGAATTTAAAATTAACAAAACCAATTATATTTTTTGATTTAGAAACTACAGGCGTTAACATAGCCAAGGATAGGGTTGTAGAAATATCTATATTAAAAGTATTTCCAAATGGAAACAAAGAAAGTAAAACATGGTTAGTAAATCCTGAAATAGAAATTCCGAAAGAATCCTCAGATATCCATGGAATCACCAATGAAAAAGTAGTTAATGAGCCTACTTTTAAAACATTAGCTCCTCAGATTAATGCAATGATTGCTGATGCTGATTTAGCTGGATTTAATTCTAATCGATTTGATATTCCGTTACTAGCAGAAGAACTATTAAGAGCAGGTATTGATTTTAATATGAAAGATCGTAAGGCTATTGATGTGCAAGTAATTTATCATAAAAAGGAGCAGCGAACATTGAGTGCTGGATATGAATTTTATTGTGGAAAAGAATTGGTAGGAGCCCATGGAGCAGAAGCAGATACAAATGCTACTTACGAAATTTTATTAGCGCAGTTAGATAAATATGATGATATAGAAAATACAGTAGCAGCATTGAGTGAATTTTCAACACACGGAAAACGTGCCGACTTTGCAGGGTTTGTATTGTTTAATGAAAATGATGAAGAAATATTTTCATTCGGAAAGTATAAAGGAAGGGTGGTAGAAGAAGTATTAAAAGAAAACCCAGGGTATAATGCATGGATTCAAAATGCAGACTTTCCTTTATATACTAAAAAAGTGCTAAAGGAAATTAAGCAACGAATGTCAGTTCCTAAAAAAAAGATGACTGATGAAGAAAAACTAAAAGCTTTACAACAAAAGTTTAATTTAAGATAA
- a CDS encoding ABC transporter ATPase: MYTTYKELPHNARIWVYQSNRELTTKEVEIISEKATEFINQWTRHGDDLRGSFIIKYNHFLVLAVDESFNNVSGCSIDASVRFVKGIEEMLKIDFMDKMNVSFKDRNMINILKLSEFQKFAKAQKITSNTIVFNNMVNTKEDFETKWEVPADQSWHKRFLV, from the coding sequence ATGTACACAACTTATAAAGAATTACCTCATAATGCTCGTATTTGGGTGTATCAATCTAATAGAGAATTAACCACTAAAGAGGTAGAAATAATATCAGAAAAGGCAACAGAATTTATCAATCAATGGACTCGCCATGGAGATGATTTAAGAGGGTCATTTATTATCAAATACAATCATTTTTTAGTATTAGCAGTAGATGAAAGTTTTAACAATGTTTCTGGGTGTTCTATAGATGCTTCTGTTCGTTTTGTGAAAGGTATTGAAGAGATGCTCAAAATCGATTTTATGGATAAAATGAATGTGTCTTTTAAGGATAGGAACATGATCAATATTTTAAAATTATCAGAGTTTCAAAAGTTTGCCAAAGCGCAAAAAATAACATCAAATACAATTGTATTTAACAATATGGTCAACACAAAAGAAGACTTTGAAACAAAATGGGAAGTTCCAGCAGATCAAAGTTGGCATAAACGTTTTTTGGTATAA
- a CDS encoding glycoside hydrolase family 3 N-terminal domain-containing protein: protein MKRRILSLCLLMIGILAVQAQSIAPLRAHDVVKQEKWVDSIISSMTIDEKIGQLFMVQAYSNKGVKHEKFITDMIKKYHIGNLIFMQGTPKKQALLNNKYQALSKLPLMIGFDGEWGLDMRLKNTYRFPWNMTLGAIQDLSLIEEFGERLGQHCKRLGIHINFAPVVDVNTNPNNPIIGNRSFGESKENVAEKAIAFTKGMQRVGVLANAKHFPGHGDTATDSHHTLPTINFTEQRLDSVELYPFRKLFDAGVGSVMTAHLSIPDLEANRKLPSSLSPSVVTNLLQQKLGFLGLVITDGLNMKGAANYSSSAEINLAAIQAGNDLLLIPQDIPKSVQLIKKSIKSGILSEERIERSVRKILSAKYLVGLHAYKPISLDDLQEELNSLEDEVLHRKLIKNAITVLKNKSEEIPVRDLKDKKIAYVALGDAKGNHFSSMLKKYTEVTTVSDSNLSNLIHKLSPYNLVIIGFHKSNATPWKSYKFSNKDLVWLQEIARKKTVILDVFASPYSLLKIKTFKNIEGVIVSYQNSILSQELSAQAIFGGIALKGKLPVSIKRKFKEGTGIITPKLNRLQYTIPEEVGMSSEKLSEIDKRIDTILQEKMAPGGQVIVARHGKIIYNKTFGYHTHLKKRKVKETDIYDLASLTKILASLPMIMKADEDKKISIYSSLQEVLPSLKGTNKDTVEIKEVLSHMGRLKAWIPFYRKTQDSVTRKNLTALYRSRKSSKYQIKVAKNLYLDKSYKDSIYKYIKEADQRERKDYKYSDLGYYLLKRALEKKYKKPLNNLVDEEFYASLGANRTSYLPLEKFKKSEIVPTEKDTYYRNQLVHGYVHDMGAAMQGGVGGHAGLFANANDVAKIMQMYLQKGTYGGKTYLKPATIKKYNKRYYANKKVRRGLGFDKPQINPKEKPTCGCVSDKSFGHSGFTGTYAWADPESDIVYVFLSNRVYPTMRNRTLVKTNMRTKIQEDIQHAILD from the coding sequence ATGAAGAGAAGAATACTTTCATTATGTCTTTTAATGATAGGGATACTTGCTGTACAAGCGCAAAGTATTGCCCCGTTGAGAGCACACGATGTTGTAAAACAAGAGAAATGGGTAGATAGCATTATTAGCTCCATGACTATTGATGAAAAGATTGGGCAGCTTTTTATGGTGCAGGCCTATTCAAATAAAGGAGTAAAGCACGAAAAGTTTATTACAGATATGATCAAAAAGTACCATATAGGTAATTTGATTTTTATGCAAGGAACTCCCAAAAAACAGGCGCTATTAAATAATAAATATCAAGCACTGTCCAAACTTCCTTTAATGATAGGTTTTGATGGGGAATGGGGATTGGATATGCGTTTAAAAAACACTTATCGTTTTCCTTGGAATATGACTTTAGGAGCTATACAAGACTTATCACTGATAGAGGAATTTGGAGAGCGACTAGGGCAACATTGTAAGCGATTAGGGATTCATATTAATTTTGCACCTGTAGTAGATGTAAATACAAATCCTAATAACCCTATTATAGGAAACCGTTCTTTTGGAGAAAGTAAAGAAAATGTAGCGGAAAAAGCAATAGCTTTTACAAAAGGAATGCAACGTGTAGGGGTGTTGGCAAATGCAAAACATTTTCCAGGGCATGGAGACACGGCAACAGATTCTCATCATACTTTGCCTACGATTAATTTTACAGAACAACGATTGGATTCTGTGGAGTTATACCCTTTTAGAAAGTTATTTGATGCAGGAGTAGGAAGTGTGATGACTGCCCATTTAAGTATTCCTGATTTAGAAGCAAACAGAAAACTGCCATCATCGTTATCCCCTAGTGTTGTTACAAATTTATTACAACAAAAATTAGGTTTTTTAGGTTTGGTAATTACTGATGGGTTGAATATGAAAGGAGCGGCTAATTATTCTTCTTCGGCAGAAATAAACCTAGCAGCAATTCAAGCAGGAAATGACCTTTTATTAATACCCCAAGACATTCCTAAATCAGTACAATTGATAAAGAAATCTATAAAAAGTGGTATTTTATCAGAAGAAAGGATAGAAAGATCTGTTAGGAAAATTCTTAGCGCAAAATACTTAGTAGGACTGCATGCTTATAAGCCTATTTCTTTAGATGATTTACAGGAAGAATTAAATAGTTTAGAAGATGAGGTACTTCATAGAAAATTAATAAAAAATGCGATAACGGTTCTGAAAAATAAATCGGAAGAAATTCCTGTAAGAGATTTAAAAGATAAGAAAATTGCTTACGTAGCATTAGGAGATGCAAAAGGGAATCATTTTTCAAGCATGCTAAAAAAGTACACAGAAGTAACTACGGTATCTGATAGTAATTTAAGTAACCTTATCCATAAATTAAGTCCATATAATTTAGTAATTATTGGATTTCATAAATCAAATGCGACCCCATGGAAATCGTATAAGTTTTCAAATAAAGATTTAGTGTGGTTGCAAGAAATAGCAAGGAAAAAGACAGTTATTCTTGATGTTTTTGCAAGTCCTTATAGCTTATTAAAAATCAAAACATTTAAGAATATAGAAGGGGTAATTGTATCGTATCAAAATAGTATATTATCTCAGGAGCTTTCAGCACAAGCAATTTTTGGAGGCATTGCCTTAAAAGGAAAGTTGCCGGTTTCTATTAAAAGGAAGTTTAAAGAAGGAACAGGTATTATAACTCCAAAGTTAAATAGGTTGCAATATACGATACCAGAAGAAGTAGGAATGTCATCAGAAAAGTTATCGGAAATAGATAAGCGAATAGATACGATCTTACAAGAAAAAATGGCCCCAGGAGGGCAAGTAATTGTAGCGAGGCATGGAAAGATAATTTATAATAAAACCTTTGGATATCATACCCATCTAAAAAAGAGAAAAGTAAAAGAAACAGATATTTATGATTTGGCTTCACTAACTAAAATATTAGCATCGCTTCCAATGATAATGAAGGCTGATGAAGATAAAAAAATATCCATTTATTCTAGTTTGCAAGAGGTGTTACCTTCTCTTAAAGGAACCAATAAAGATACGGTGGAAATAAAGGAGGTTCTTTCTCATATGGGGAGATTAAAAGCTTGGATTCCTTTCTATAGAAAAACGCAAGATAGTGTTACTAGAAAAAATTTAACGGCATTATACCGTTCTCGAAAGTCTAGTAAATACCAAATAAAAGTAGCTAAGAATTTGTATTTGGATAAAAGTTATAAGGATTCTATTTATAAATATATAAAAGAGGCAGATCAAAGAGAGCGTAAAGATTATAAGTATAGCGATTTAGGATATTATCTTTTAAAAAGAGCTTTAGAAAAGAAATATAAAAAACCTTTAAACAATTTAGTAGATGAAGAGTTTTATGCTTCCTTAGGAGCAAATCGTACTTCTTATTTACCTTTAGAGAAATTTAAAAAATCGGAAATAGTACCTACAGAAAAAGATACTTATTATAGAAATCAATTAGTGCATGGATATGTTCATGATATGGGAGCTGCTATGCAGGGAGGGGTAGGTGGCCATGCAGGACTATTTGCAAATGCAAATGATGTTGCCAAAATTATGCAAATGTATTTGCAAAAAGGAACTTATGGGGGAAAAACATATCTAAAACCAGCAACAATAAAAAAATACAATAAAAGATACTATGCGAATAAAAAGGTTCGTAGAGGATTGGGGTTTGATAAACCGCAAATAAACCCTAAAGAAAAACCAACATGTGGTTGTGTTTCTGATAAAAGTTTTGGACATAGTGGTTTTACAGGAACTTATGCTTGGGCAGATCCAGAAAGCGATATTGTGTATGTTTTTTTGTCTAATAGAGTGTATCCTACCATGCGAAATAGAACTTTAGTAAAAACAAATATGAGAACTAAGATACAAGAAGATATTCAGCATGCGATTCTCGATTAA